The genome window TTAGCCTCTGATCAAATATGATTCAACTGATTCCTGATTGTGACAGGAAATCATCTCTGGTGTTAATCAGTAGCTGAGTTGGGTGTGGTTTTATCTTAAAAATCATATGAGGCACTAAGAGTGTACAAAAGacagtatacatacatacatacatacatacatacatacatacatacatacatacatacatacagtacactgaacaaaaatataaatgcaacatgtgaagtgttggtcccatgtttcatgagctgaaataaaagatcccagaaatgttccatatgtacaaaaagcttatttctctcaaattctgtgcacaaatttgttaacatccctgttagtgagcatttatcctttgccaagataatccatccacctgacaggtggtatatcaagaagctgattaaacagcatgatcatcacacaggtacacaggtaaaccttgtgctgaggacaataaaaggccactctaaaatgtgcagttttgttacacaacacaataacacagatgtcacaggttttgagggagtgtgcaattggcatgctgacagcaggaatgtccaccagagctgttgccagagaatttaatgttaatttctataccataagccatctccaacattgttttagagaatttggcagtacgtccaaccggccttccaaccgcagaccacgtgtaaccacacaagcccaggacctccacatccagcttcttcacctgcggcatcgtctgagggggtgctgaggagtattactgtctgtaataaagcccttttgtggggaaaatctCATTCTGATCGGCTGGGCCtaactccccagtgggtgggcctacgcCCTCCCagccccacccatggctgtgcccttgctcagtcgtgaaatccatagattatggcctaatgaatttatttcaatagactcatttccttatatgaattgtaacagagtaaaatctttgaaattgttgcatgttgcatttatatatttgtttagtatagatagatagatagaaagatagatagatagatagatagatagatagatacatacatactgtacatacataccacaggaggttgatggcaccttaattggtaatggctggagcggaatcagtggaatgctatcaaatacatcaaacatatggtttctatgtgtttgatgccattccatttgttccattccagacatcattatgagccgtcctccgctcagcagcctccactgacacatacATTGAGGCGGGACTTGTATACTGTAACTATAAGCATCTaggtgggtgggtcagtgtgtgtacaGGTGGGACAGGAGAGTGAAAGCGAGGCTGTATACCATAGCAGtttagaggagggggaggaactcCAGGTGTCCTGCTGTCTCAGGATGTCTCTGCAAAATGCTGGCAGCCCCAGCAGGCACTGCAGAGCAGAGTTCATGAAGCAGGTGTTGCCAATATTAGGCAACCTGTGGGAAAGAAGCCATCAGTTACACACTAATATCTGAACAGTGGACCAAAGGTAAACTAATGAATGGATTTGTAAGGCATGAACGCAAGATAACTCTGAATACCACACAGAATTATTTAAAACAAAAAGCAGAGCTCAGAGAtaagagtaggtgtgtgtgttttacccgaGGAGCTTGGTGTTGTCTTCGCCCTCGCCTGTGCAGCTCTGCTCCCCCAGCTGTGTGCTACTCTTGCTGAACAGGTTTGGGAGGCGAGCCATGGCTTCCCGAGGCCTGACCAATGGCCTGGAGGAAGAGAGACTGGTTAGAGGCCTCAGTAGCTCAACACCAATCGGTCTGTTTGAACACACAGATATTCCTTACCATGTCATGGTGTGAGTGACCACTCTTATGTAGAGTCGAGTGAGATGAAGGTGGCTATTGTCTACAGTACTTACCTCTCCAATGAGACAGAGGAATCCCTCAGGTCAATGGAGGCCTctgcagagagagaccgagagacggACAGCGGTAAGAAAAAAGCTTTGTCAAAGATGAATTGAGAAAAATAGCACCAACATATGGCACCCGTTTACAGACCTGCGATGCCAGCAAATCGGGGTACCATTCTCTTTGTCTGTGGAACAACTGcccccacctctttgacctcagAGCTCATAAGATCTCTgtaaagacacacagacatatgCATTAGGTTAGCTATATTATATTGGCtttttcatttcaattcaatgGTGTTGGTTGGCATGAAATTTGATATCAGGCTGCAGTACCTGGCAGTCTCACTGTCTTTGTTGGTCTCTCCATGGTGGTCCAGGGGGTTTGGAGAGGAGGACTGGGGGGCAGGGGAGGAGACGTGGGTTGTGGAGGAAGGGCAGGCAGGACTGGGGGGAGTGGCAGAGGAGGATGACTGAGTTGAGACAGCCAGGGAAACAGAGGAAGCACTAAAAGGGGAGGAGGTCTGTGATCCTTcctctgaagaagaagaagagacagatgacaggtggagagaggagagggaagagaggctgAAGAACTTGGAGAGAGTGGAAGGGGATCTGGCAGGGGATCCAGGGGGTGAGGGGGATGCAGTGCCGATTGGTGTTCGGCCAGACAAGGGGTCGAGGGGTGTCAGAGATGTTGTAGACGGTTTCAAATGGAAAGAAGAGACAAAGGAAGAATCAAGTTGGTGGTGATCCTTTACGTTCTTCTTCTCCCGGTTTTTCCAAACTGACGCAGTTACCATGCTGGCATCCAATGACGTCAGTTTGGGTGGGATTGGGAACGGCGATGGACAGCGGCTCCCAATCCCGAGGCGAACTCTGCACTTCTTTTTCTGTTTGGAGAAACATTATATAGCTAATATAGTACataacaaatcaaataaaaagatCTTACTTGCTTCACAACATTCCTTGTTATATTTGAACTAGCAGCAAAGGTCACACCCAAACCACATGATCTGACCATAAAATAAAGAACTTGTCGCCCATTGTAACCATACAGTTATACCCTCTGTCCCAAATCCTGCCATATGGGACACATACATAGACAATGAAACAACTAGGAATAGCTGAAAAGAATAGAATATACTCTAAATTGTAACAGAATTAGATCAATTCTAGCCCAGACTAAACATATACCTTTTTACAGCAACACAAACATCCCATTTCAGTGTATTTGTAGACTATGCCTTACTTTGCAGAACATCAAAATATGTTGCCTATTTAACATTGTGATGTCATAAACCAAATTATGATGCGCTTGACTACGCGTTACCAGCGTAAATAGCCAACAAATCACACAAaccaaaatgttgaaaaattATTTACAAAATGAATTGATCGTGTATTCAGAGTTATTCCTATTtcataaaatatacaaaataactaGGTTATTGCCAATAAACCTGTTTTTTTTATTGAGGAAACATTGTCTTCTCTTTCTCCCATGCTCCCTGGGTCACTGACCGTGATTGTATGGGATATAGTAAGAGCCTAGGAAATTCGAAGTACTGTCTATCAGAATCAAAATAACTTTTATTGCCCAAATGGCCTACATTCACACATTCACAGAATTTGACTCGGTGAATTGGTGCTGCCAGCAATAGACAAATGTAAAGACACATTTACAGCctatacaatatacagtatacataaaACATATTTATTAGCTTCTATCCTCTTAAAATACTTTAGAGTAATATTTTATTATGGAAAGTAAAATGCCTATTTCACTTCAGTTGACGCTGATCTGATACAGATCGAACGTGTAGCTTTGCAATGGTTGTTAGGATGAcctttgaaaaagaaaaggagagccacACTCTCTAGCTCAGACtcaataattgaataacctaaTATCCAACGTTCCGAccgacaagctgtcttcatcagggtatgttAGGAGGACCTCTGACCGTACCTCATTGAAAAGGTGCCACTCTGCCTAGTGACTGTAAACTAAACAAAAATACTAACGTTAGTACATTTGTTGTATATTTGCTGTTCTGTACACCCAGTTGGTCGCCACCGCACCGGTCACAACTGTCAACAGATCATGCCATAAATGCAAAGCATCATTTGTTATCGCAAAGTAGACTGTAGATCCTACTACCGCCTGGATGAACTGGCACCCCAGGTGTGTGATTTCACCGGGATACTCATATGATTGACCAGTTAGTGGTTGTAGCAATCAGACTCAGATAGCGCTCGAGGATGCAAGTTGGGCCGCAAACCGTTACGCTGCACCTACTTCTGAGTTTTGGGTCTGAATTTTTGTGTctgttcgccatgcactttgtatccacaatatccacatgttttggggcgttttgagtctgtgtcgctctgttttggagttatgtctctctccgttctgaaacgcgctctctgggcaccggaggtgtgctttgatgtctgactgcgtgcactgcttgttcacgtgatgcgctcgtgccgcggcgcgaaatggttttcatctgagcctgtgctagctcgtgagatctggctatgtcgatagcttgGTCTAGCGTTAGCTCAGATCCAACATTCAAAcgttctctctcactcgcggtgagtgtattccaaatacaatacggtccctgaccatctcatccttgtttgcataatcacagtctttcacaagcagacgcagctcagtcacaaactgttcaaaaaactcgctagctccctgtactttctcatggaatttgtacctagcgaaaattgtattagtcttcggcacaacatatgcttcaaaacgatcgtagtatgttttcagtacctttgattcagcctcggtataagtgtccatgtgttgtaaatatctctccctttttcaccgatccagaggagcaggtagctacacttttcctcttctcctcttgccttcagaggacccgtgaacattagctctacatgctgtttgtacttacgccatgcatcgggtaagtttgtagactcccagtccattcgaggtgaaggaactccagaaaaatccatcttttaagaccatttactctgacaccatgtcttgttttgtacgctttgtacaaaataataaaacgcagaactacaggatgtttcttaacataactctttattaactagctacaactgcatgttcgcctatctccaaccacgatcaactgaccatgacctaaccgtctgggtggtcttaaccaatcaccgcacagtatgatacggcggtaaaatgcatccaattataattcagtatgtattcacatatgaatattacacatAGCTAAAGCAAACTAGCTTGCAAGCTAATGTGTGTCAATTTGCTAATCCAATGTTGAGTCtcattattagctagctaggtaaattaTTCTCCGCTAAAACATCAGCTTGCTACATGACTAGCCAACGTTAGTTATCCTTCATCGCGTTAATGTCAGCTTAAGCCAACTATCTAGCGTTAGCTAGACAGCCatattactagctagctagctaactacgttATCTATTTTAGTCTATGCAAGTCTAGTTGGACGATTAATCAGCAATATTCTAGCAGACATTTACTAGCTAGGTCATAACGAGTgaaaatggctagctagctacatcatgtAAGGTAAACCGCAATGTAAAAAGTTGGGCAATTCAAACAGTCAGTGTTAGCGAGCAACTTTTTGGTTGCACTGTGTTTAACAATTAAAGCAAGGCTGAACAGCTTATTTTTGGTTTCAACAGGTGAAGGCACTGAAGGAGAAGATAGAAGCAGAGAGGGGGAAAGATAACTTCCCAGTGTCTGGACAGAAGCTCATATATGCTGGCAAAATCCTGCAAGATGACACACCTATTAAAGACTACAAAATTGACGAGAAGAATTTCGTTGTAGTTATGGTATCGAAGGTACATTTCCCTAATCCATTTTACTATTGCTCATAATGAGCTGCACCCACCTGTTTTGGGTTACATGATTGTCTGCATAGATGACAGTAATAGCCTGTTTATATCTCCTCTGGAACTAGGCAAAGTCTGCCACAGCTGCTTCAACACCTTCCTCAGAGGCACCCAAGGCCCCTGTCCAGGACTCTGGGTCGTCTGCGGGCCCGGCCCCTGCAGCCATCCCTATCCCCCCAGAGGAGCCCACACCTCCAGTCGCAGAGCCCCCAGCTCTGATGTCCTCTTAGTCTTTCCCACAGTAGTTGTGGGTCAAGACTGTCTTCCAAACTGATCTGTGATGTATGGTCTGTTACATTGCCATTCATTGCTCCATTACTTTATTGTATTTGTGGTTACATTCAAATCCTGAGGGAGTGCGTAGATAGACtgtgcacagacacacaatattgttttaatattattaactttttccactttttactCAACATGAATGAATGATAGAGATTGCctcttatacagtgcattcggaacgtattcacacccattgactttttccacattttgttacgttacagccttattcaaaaaggATAAAACAattacaaatcctcatcaatctacacacaataccccataatgacaagtgaagacaggtttttagacattctagcaaatttatacaaaataaaaaaacagaaatacttgtacatgattgtacatgatttggaaaggcacacctgtctatataaggtcccgcagttgacagtgcatgtcagaacaaaaaccaagccatgaggtcgaaggaattgtcctccatcattcctaaatggaagaagtttggaacctcaaagactcctagagctggctgcctggccaaactgagcaatcaggtgagaaa of Salmo trutta chromosome 1, fSalTru1.1, whole genome shotgun sequence contains these proteins:
- the LOC115200929 gene encoding ubiquitin carboxyl-terminal hydrolase 37-like isoform X1; translation: MDTYTEAESKKKKCRVRLGIGSRCPSPFPIPPKLTSLDASMVTASVWKNREKKNVKDHHQLDSSFVSSFHLKPSTTSLTPLDPLSGRTPIGTASPSPPGSPARSPSTLSKFFSLSSLSSLHLSSVSSSSSEEGSQTSSPFSASSVSLAVSTQSSSSATPPSPACPSSTTHVSSPAPQSSSPNPLDHHGETNKDSETARDLMSSEVKEVGAVVPQTKRMVPRFAGIAEASIDLRDSSVSLERPLVRPREAMARLPNLFSKSSTQLGEQSCTGEGEDNTKLLGLPNIGNTCFMNSALQCLLGLPAFCRDILRQQDTWSSSPSSKLLCCFAELHQARLSGGTVNAKKKEKMKILQTVKRCLSVVNEDYEDDGEQDAHECVLLLLFQLKEEAVEL
- the LOC115200929 gene encoding ubiquitin carboxyl-terminal hydrolase 37-like isoform X2; protein product: MHGKKKCRVRLGIGSRCPSPFPIPPKLTSLDASMVTASVWKNREKKNVKDHHQLDSSFVSSFHLKPSTTSLTPLDPLSGRTPIGTASPSPPGSPARSPSTLSKFFSLSSLSSLHLSSVSSSSSEEGSQTSSPFSASSVSLAVSTQSSSSATPPSPACPSSTTHVSSPAPQSSSPNPLDHHGETNKDSETARDLMSSEVKEVGAVVPQTKRMVPRFAGIAEASIDLRDSSVSLERPLVRPREAMARLPNLFSKSSTQLGEQSCTGEGEDNTKLLGLPNIGNTCFMNSALQCLLGLPAFCRDILRQQDTWSSSPSSKLLCCFAELHQARLSGGTVNAKKKEKMKILQTVKRCLSVVNEDYEDDGEQDAHECVLLLLFQLKEEAVEL